The following proteins are co-located in the Bos indicus isolate NIAB-ARS_2022 breed Sahiwal x Tharparkar chromosome 8, NIAB-ARS_B.indTharparkar_mat_pri_1.0, whole genome shotgun sequence genome:
- the LOC139184404 gene encoding olfactory receptor 13C7-like, protein MESETNGANQTVVTEFVLLGLHDHHNLEMVLFVLCLGIYSVNVLGNALLIGLNMLDPRLHTPMYFFLSNLALMDICGTSSFVPLMLANFLETQSTISFPGCALQMYLTLALGSTECVLLAMMACDRYVAICQPLRYSELMNRQTCTWMVALSWGAAFANSLLQSILTWSLPFCGHNIINHFFCEILAVLKLACGDISLNALILMVASSVLTLAPLLLIFLSYVFILTAILRVPSAAGRHKAFSTFSAHLTVVVIFYGTISFMYFKPKAKDLYLDKLLALFYGVVTPSLNPIIYSLRNAEVKAATIALLRGDLSRKMAPFPVVL, encoded by the coding sequence atggagAGTGAGACGAATGGGGCAAACCAGACGGTTGTGACAGAGTTTGTCCTGCTGGGGCTACACGACCACCACAACCTAGAGATGGTCCTGTTTGTGCTCTGCCTGGGCATCTACTCTGTGAACGTGCTGGGGAATGCCCTCCTCATTGGGCTGAACATGCTGGACCCCCgcctgcacacccccatgtacttcttcctcagcaACCTCGCCCTCATGGACATCTGTGGCACATCCTCCTTCGTGCCTCTCATGCTGGCCAACTTCCTGGAAACCCAAAGCACCATCTCCTTCCCTGGCTGTGCCCTGCAGATGTACCTGACCCTGGCGCTGGGCTCCACAGAGTGCGTGCTCCTGGCCATGATGGCGTGTGACCGGTACGTGGCCATCTGCCAGCCGCTTCGCTACTCAGAGCTCATGAACCGGCAGACGTGCACGTGGATGGTGGCGCTGAGCTGGGGGGCAGCCTTTGCCAACTCCCTTCTCCAATCCATTCTCACCTGGAGCCTCCCCTTCTGTGGCCACAATATCAtcaaccacttcttctgtgaGATCTTAGCAGTGCTGAAACTAGCCTGTGGGGACATCTCTCTCAATGCACTGATATTAATGGTGGCTTCATCTGTCCTGACGCTGGCCCCGCTGCTGCTCATCTTCCTGTCCTACGTGTTCATCCTCACTGCCATCCTGAGGGTGCCCTCTGCTGCCGGCCGGCACAAAGCCTTCTCTACCTTCTCTGCCCACCTCACAGTGGTGGTGATTTTCTATGGGACTATCTCCTTCATGTACTTCAAGCCCAAGGCCAAGGACCTCTACTTGGATAAGCTCCTTGCATTGTTCTACGGGGTCGTGACCCCCTCACTGAACCCCATCATCTACAGCCTAAGGAACGCAGAGGTGAAAGCTGCCACTATAGCTCTGCTGAGGGGAGATCTCTCCAGGAAGATGGCCCCCTTTCCtgttgttctctaa
- the LOC139184406 gene encoding olfactory receptor 2S2-like, whose product MESETNGANQTVVTEFVLLGLHNHHNLEMVLFVLCLGIYSVNVLGNALLIGLNMLDPRLHTPMYFFLSNLALMDISGTSSFVPLMLVNFLETQSTISFPGCALQMYLTLALGSTECVLLAMMACDRYVAICQPLRYSELMSWHTSMWMVALSWGAGFANSLLHSNLTWSLPFCGHNIINHFFCEILAVLKLACGDISLNALILMVASAVLTLAPLLLIFLSYVFILTAILRVPSAAGRHKAFSTCSARLTVVVIFYGTLSFMYFKPKAKDLYLDKLIALFYGVVTPSLNPIIYSLRNAEVKAATIALLRGDLLSRKISRFPVVL is encoded by the coding sequence atggagAGTGAGACGAATGGGGCAAACCAGACGGTCGTGACAGAGTTTGTCCTGCTGGGGCTACACAACCACCACAACCTAGAGATGGTCCTGTTTGTGCTCTGCCTGGGCATCTACTCTGTGAACGTGCTGGGGAACGCCCTCCTCATTGGGCTGAACATGCTGGACCCCCgcctgcacacccccatgtacttcttcctcagcaACCTCGCCCTCATGGACATCTCTGGCACATCCTCCTTCGTGCCTCTCATGCTGGTCAACTTCCTGGAAACCCAAAGCACCATCTCCTTCCCTGGCTGTGCCCTACAGATGTACCTGACCCTGGCACTGGGCTCCACGGAGTGTGTGCTCCTGGCCATGATGGCGTGTGACCGGTACGTGGCCATCTGCCAGCCGCTTCGCTACTCAGAGCTCATGAGTTGGCACACGAGCATGTGGATGGTGGCGCTGAGCTGGGGGGCAGGCTTTGCCAACTCCCTTCTCCATTCCAATCTCACCTGGAGCCTCCCCTTCTGTGGCCACAATATCATCAACCACTTTTTCTGTGAGATCTTGGCAGTGCTAAAACTAGCCTGTGGGGACATCTCTCTCAATGCACTGATATTAATGGTGGCTTCAGCTGTCTTGACGCTGGCCCCACTGCTGCTCATCTTTCTGTCCTACGTGTTCATCCTCACTGCCATCCTGAGGGTGCCCTCTGCTGCCGGCCGGCACAAAGCCTTCTCTACCTGCTCTGCCCGCCTCACAGTGGTGGTGATTTTCTATGGAACTCTCTCCTTCATGTACTTCAAGCCAAAAGCCAAGGACCTCTACTTGGATAAGCTTATTGCATTGTTCTATGGGGTCGTGACCCCCTCGCTGAACCCCATCATCTACAGCCTAAGGAACGCAGAAGTGAAAGCTGCCACCATAGCTCTGCTGAGGGGAGATCTCCTCTCCAGGAAAATATCCCGCTTTCCTGTTGTTCTCTAA